In a genomic window of Primulina huaijiensis isolate GDHJ02 chromosome 10, ASM1229523v2, whole genome shotgun sequence:
- the LOC140986648 gene encoding E3 ubiquitin ligase BIG BROTHER-related-like isoform X2 codes for MENTNAKPDATAEGEERNPSNIVDNPPSNGNDGENQRRRTPFTDLSQVDSDLALARTLQEQERAYMMLRMDGGDASDYGSWETGSFGHEEEDDADNDVDHDDASEEDNNVTDVEVDDELDDDSEDVFDMYDHEEGVENESQNSELDPSAFSSDEAYARALQDAEEREMAARMLALAGINDMIIGEDDDDDDDHGDNSQDAWDEVDPDELSYEELLALGEVVGTESRGLSVDTIASLPSVNYKSQGDQTGISDSCVICRLDYEDGETLTVLSCKHSYHTECINNWLKINKVCPVCSTEVSTSAKS; via the exons ATGGAGAACACCAATGCCAAGCCGGACGCCACCGCGGAAGGAGAAGAACGGAACCCTAGCAACATTGTTGATAATCCACCGTCCAACGGAAATGACGGTGAAAATCAGCGTCGGAGAACGCCGTTTACGGACCTCAGTCAAGTCGATTCCGATCTTGCTCTCGCCCGAACCCTTCAAGAAcag GAAAGGGCATATATGATGTTGAGGATGGATGGTGGTGATGCCAGTGATTACGGAAGTTGGGAAACTGGGAGTTTTGGGCACGAAGAGGAGGACGACGCCGACAATGATGTTGACCATGATGATGCCAGTGAAGAGGATAATAATGTTACTGATGTGGAGGTGGATGATGAGCTGGATGATGATTCTGAAGACGTGTTTGACATGTATGATCACGAGGAAGGAGTAGAAAATGAGAGCCAAAATTCTGAGTTGGATCCCTCTGCTTTTTCCAGTGATGAAGCCTATGCAAGAGCTTTACAAGATGCTGAAGAACGGGAAATGGCAGCTAGAATGTTGGCTCTAGCTGGAATAAATGACA TGATAATTGGGGAagacgacgacgacgacgatgATCATGGTGACAATTCTCAG GATGCATGGGATGAAGTGGATCCAGATGAGCTGTCATACGAG GAGTTACTTGCACTGGGCGAAGTCGTTGGAACAGAAAGTAGGGGACTTTCTGTTGATACAATTGCCTCATTACCTTCTGTCAACTATAAATCTCAGGGCGATCAAACAGGAATCAGTGATTC CTGTGTTATATGTCGGTTGGACTACGAGGATGGTGAAACATTGACTGTTCTTTCTTGCAAACACTCTTACCATACAGAATGTATTAACAATTGGCTAAAAATAAATAAG GTTTGTCCTGTGTGCAGTACTGAAGTCTCCACTTCTGCGAAAAGCTAA
- the LOC140986648 gene encoding E3 ubiquitin ligase BIG BROTHER-related-like isoform X1, translated as MENTNAKPDATAEGEERNPSNIVDNPPSNGNDGENQRRRTPFTDLSQVDSDLALARTLQEQERAYMMLRMDGGDASDYGSWETGSFGHEEEDDADNDVDHDDASEEDNNVTDVEVDDELDDDSEDVFDMYDHEEGVENESQNSELDPSAFSSDEAYARALQDAEEREMAARMLALAGINDSELIIGEDDDDDDDHGDNSQDAWDEVDPDELSYEELLALGEVVGTESRGLSVDTIASLPSVNYKSQGDQTGISDSCVICRLDYEDGETLTVLSCKHSYHTECINNWLKINKVCPVCSTEVSTSAKS; from the exons ATGGAGAACACCAATGCCAAGCCGGACGCCACCGCGGAAGGAGAAGAACGGAACCCTAGCAACATTGTTGATAATCCACCGTCCAACGGAAATGACGGTGAAAATCAGCGTCGGAGAACGCCGTTTACGGACCTCAGTCAAGTCGATTCCGATCTTGCTCTCGCCCGAACCCTTCAAGAAcag GAAAGGGCATATATGATGTTGAGGATGGATGGTGGTGATGCCAGTGATTACGGAAGTTGGGAAACTGGGAGTTTTGGGCACGAAGAGGAGGACGACGCCGACAATGATGTTGACCATGATGATGCCAGTGAAGAGGATAATAATGTTACTGATGTGGAGGTGGATGATGAGCTGGATGATGATTCTGAAGACGTGTTTGACATGTATGATCACGAGGAAGGAGTAGAAAATGAGAGCCAAAATTCTGAGTTGGATCCCTCTGCTTTTTCCAGTGATGAAGCCTATGCAAGAGCTTTACAAGATGCTGAAGAACGGGAAATGGCAGCTAGAATGTTGGCTCTAGCTGGAATAAATGACAGTGAGT TGATAATTGGGGAagacgacgacgacgacgatgATCATGGTGACAATTCTCAG GATGCATGGGATGAAGTGGATCCAGATGAGCTGTCATACGAG GAGTTACTTGCACTGGGCGAAGTCGTTGGAACAGAAAGTAGGGGACTTTCTGTTGATACAATTGCCTCATTACCTTCTGTCAACTATAAATCTCAGGGCGATCAAACAGGAATCAGTGATTC CTGTGTTATATGTCGGTTGGACTACGAGGATGGTGAAACATTGACTGTTCTTTCTTGCAAACACTCTTACCATACAGAATGTATTAACAATTGGCTAAAAATAAATAAG GTTTGTCCTGTGTGCAGTACTGAAGTCTCCACTTCTGCGAAAAGCTAA
- the LOC140985604 gene encoding increased DNA methylation 2-like, with product MENVFEEPFTDNQYFLLSLIMGAYFGPHLKQESFHKSSLQRYAEGLSRYNANDLAGSHMKIEVMEKVYYYILRMAERSVVVPEQRLHLFIHGNNRILVDGPETYPSFGYLFPPEYHKLSQFKNHHDNTIANVVFINNPELYFIKQVDLERFKRLTGFHDFSVDIDHATFHESNVKLQKTVNLDVRSVNYVPYAGLNHDVIEPSNCIIPFTSSEPNDCLLSYGSMVPSPASSSSVEDFDPRVIFVPSREEWNKIVSTSKCGFALTGSAARGQIGPVLGLTDIGESEDSYFFSVSLPGVRRDERDFSCEVESDGKVVIKGVTVTGERTILKHSQAFQMRSQNLCPPGHFSISFNLPGPVDPRQFHGTFATDGIFQGIAMKPTGNRS from the exons atggaaaatgtttttgaaGAACCATTTACAGATAATCAGTATTTCCTCCTAAGCCTCATCATGGGAGCCTATTTTGGTCCACATCTCAAGCAAGAGAGCTTTCATAAGTCTTCACTGCAAAGATATGCTGAAGGTCTTTCACGGTACAATGCGAACGATTTGGCTGGTTCACACATGAAAATTGAAGTGATGGAAAAAGTCTACTACTATATACTTCGAATGGCAGAACGGTCGGTGGTTGTGCCAGAACAACGGCTGCACCTGTTTATTCATGGAAACAATCGAATCCTAGTTGATGGTCCAGAAACTTACCCTTCATTTGGTTATCTTTTTCCTCCAGAGTATCATAAGCTATCCCAATTTAAAAATCATCACGACAACACTATTGCTAATGTGGTCTTCATCAACAACCCAGAATTATATTTCATTAAGCAAGTGGATCTCGAAAGGTTCAAGAGGCTTACCGGgtttcatgatttttctgttgatATAGATCATGCAACGTTTCACGAGTCTAATGTCAAGCTGCAAAAGACCGTAAATCTTGATGTTCGGTCCGTGAACTATGTTCCATATGCTGGATTGAATCATGATGTCATTGAGCCATCAAATTGCATTATACCATTTACAAGTTCTGAACCAAATGATTGTCTTTTATCATATGGTTCCATGGTGCCATCGCCTGCTAGTTCCAGCTCTGTGGAGGATTTTGATCCGCGGGTGATATTTGTACCTTCTAGGGAAGAATGGAACAAAATTGTCAGTACTTCCAAATGTGGATTTGCACTGACCGGAAGTGCGGCTAGAGGACAGATTGGACCAGTTTTAGGACTGACTGATATTGGAGAGTCAGAGGATTCCTACTTTTTCAGCGTATCACTTCCTGGCGTGCGAAGGGACGAAA GAGATTTCAGCTGTGAAGTTGAGAGTGACGGAAAAGTAGTTATCAAGGGAGTGACAGTCACGGGCGAAAGGACGATTCTGAAACACTCCCAAGCATTTCAAATGCGGTCTCAAAATCTTTGTCCACCCGGGCATTTCTCTATCTCTTTTAATCTACCAGGTCCAGTTGATCCTAGGCAATTCCATGGAACTTTTGCTACAGATGGGATTTTCCAGGGAATAGCTATGAAACCAACCGGAAATCGAAGTTAG